A single genomic interval of Betaproteobacteria bacterium harbors:
- a CDS encoding DUF3313 domain-containing protein, producing the protein MIRSDRIVRRLAPVCIFTGAFLLAGCASTESTIMGSGTDVTASDPTRMTHTGFLTDYAALRPVSGGGGVECWRGPNVDLKLYNKILIERIQVMLKPGTEGKGVDPTDLKMLVDYFHNALVKALTPQMQVVDQPGPGVLRMRIALTDLIPTGVDESLLGTAVPYGFVAEEASGVATGLPAGSTPYLGETGIEVQFRDGVTGKILGECRDTEVGRKYAAAMNASVTGAAQTWASGYLNSFTSWSYAKDAFDKWAAITAKRLAILRGVAPAQSKRPANRGESMVAVAQAD; encoded by the coding sequence ATGATCAGAAGCGATCGAATAGTGCGCCGCCTCGCTCCGGTGTGCATCTTCACCGGTGCATTCCTGCTTGCCGGTTGCGCATCCACGGAATCCACGATCATGGGAAGCGGTACCGATGTCACCGCGAGCGACCCCACGCGCATGACCCACACCGGATTCCTCACCGATTACGCTGCACTTCGACCCGTGTCTGGCGGCGGCGGTGTCGAGTGCTGGCGCGGTCCAAACGTCGATCTGAAGCTCTACAACAAGATCCTGATCGAGCGCATTCAGGTCATGCTGAAGCCGGGTACCGAAGGCAAGGGTGTCGATCCGACCGATCTCAAAATGTTGGTCGACTATTTCCACAACGCTCTGGTGAAGGCACTGACGCCGCAGATGCAGGTCGTCGACCAACCCGGGCCCGGCGTCCTGCGTATGCGTATCGCCCTCACAGACCTGATACCGACCGGTGTCGACGAGAGCCTTCTCGGCACGGCGGTCCCCTACGGCTTCGTCGCGGAAGAAGCCTCCGGCGTGGCCACCGGCCTTCCCGCCGGCTCGACCCCTTACCTCGGTGAAACCGGTATCGAAGTCCAGTTCCGCGACGGCGTGACGGGCAAGATCCTCGGCGAGTGCCGCGACACCGAAGTCGGCCGCAAGTATGCAGCGGCCATGAACGCGAGCGTCACCGGCGCCGCCCAGACCTGGGCAAGCGGCTACCTCAACTCGTTCACGAGCTGGTCCTACGCCAAGGACGCCTTCGACAAGTGGGCGGCGATCACCGCCAAGCGCCTGGCCATCCTGCGCGGCGTGGCACCTGCGCAGTCGAAACGGCCGGCAAATCGCGGAGAGTCCATGGTCGCGGTCGCTCAAGCGGACTGA